In Ipomoea triloba cultivar NCNSP0323 chromosome 7, ASM357664v1, a single genomic region encodes these proteins:
- the LOC116024401 gene encoding uncharacterized protein LOC116024401 has product MLEALGFAARWVDLIMLCVTTVSYNFLINGTPSGEVVPTRGIRQGDPLSPYLFIMCAEGLSLLLQKAQTQGSIHGCRVARAAPPVSHLFFADDSLLFFRANAQEAGTTVHREEVMAVLGVDQAPNFGKYLGLPAFVGRNKRAVFSYIEDKIKQRVGSWNKKLLSQAGKEILLKSVAQVMPTFSMSVFLLPESVCLSIERTMNRFWWGSGTDRRIHWNAWDRLCIPKKFGGLGFKDLRAFNLAMLGKQA; this is encoded by the exons ATGCTTGAAGCTCTTGGCTTTGCTGCCAGGTGGGTCGATTTAATTATGCTTTGTGTCACTACGGTTtcctataattttttaattaatggaaCCCCCAGCGGAGAGGTTGTTCCAACCCGGGGAATTCGCCAAGGAGACCCGCTCTCCCCATATCTGTTTATTATGTGTGCAGAGGGACTTTCCTTATTACTACAGAAGGCTCAGACGCAGGGTTCTATTCATGGCTGTAGAGTGGCTAGGGCAGCTCCCCCGGTCTCTCATTTATTCTTTGCAGATGACAGTCTCTTATTCTTCAGAGCTAATGCCCAGGAGGCAGGAACG ACTGTGCACAGGGAAGAAGTGATGGCAGTGCTAGGGGTTGATCAAGCCCCGAATTTTGGAAAGTACTTGGGCTTGCCCGCTTTTGTGGGTAGGAACAAAAGGGCGGTGTTTTCATATATCGAGGACAAGATCAAGCAGCGAGTAGGGTCTTGGAATAAGAAGCTACTCTCACAGGCTGGTAAGGAAATACTGTTAAAGAGTGTTGCCCAGGTTATGCCTACTTTCTCAATGAGTGTGTTTCTTCTCCCTGAGTCGGTGTGTCTATCTATTGAGAGGACAATGAATCGATTTTGGTGGGGCTCCGGGACTGACAGAAGGATACACTGGAATGCTTGGGACCGCTTATGTATACCCAAGAAATTTGGTGGTCTGGGTTTTAAGGATCTCCGTGCTTTCAATTTGGCTATGTTGGGCAAGCAAGCCTGA